From one Trifolium pratense cultivar HEN17-A07 linkage group LG1, ARS_RC_1.1, whole genome shotgun sequence genomic stretch:
- the LOC123922968 gene encoding MDIS1-interacting receptor like kinase 2-like, with translation MSNLYFLYLYHNYLSGSIPSEIGKLYFISTIQLLYNNLSGLIPSSIGNLVNLNSILLSSNALTGQIPPSIGNLVNLNTIDFSQNKLFGSIPSTFGNLTNLAILDLLSNDLNGNIPIDINRLTSLEILQLGDNNFTGHLPHNICVSGKLTHFYASHNQLKGPIPESLKNCSSLVRVRLDKNRLTGNITYSFGVYPNLEYMDLSYNNLYGHLSPNWGKCKNLTSLKISNNNLTGNIPPELGRATNLHELNFSSNHLMGKIPKELGNLSLLIKLSISNNHLSGEVPVQIASLHELTVLEFATNNLSGFIPEKLGRLVMLLQLNLSQNKFEGNIPVEFGQLNVIESLDLSGNFLNGTIPAMLGHLNSLETLNLSHNNLTGTIPVSYGEMLSLTTVDISYNRLEGPIPNIPAFQKANIEELRNNKDLCGNVASLKLCPTSSGNSHNPKTNKILVLVLPLTLGTVLIAIFVYGFSYHKWRASSTKNNVVEESHVENLFTIWSFDGKMVYQNIIDATEEFDNKHLIGVGGHVSVYKAELLTGQIVAVKKHHSLQNGAMPNLKAFTSEIQALTEIRHRNIVKLYGYCSHPLHSFLVYEFLEKGSVDNILKDDELATAFDWKMRLNAIKDVANALCYMHHDCSPPIVHHDISSKNVILDLEYVAHVSDFGTAKFLNPDSSNWTSFVGTFGYAAPELSYTMEVNEKCDVYSFGVLTMEIVFGKHPRDIVSTLLQSSGIYQTIDAMSLNDKLDQRLPRPTNAIRKEVVSIIRIACHCLIESPHGRPSMEHVCKEIVMSKSSSNIAMG, from the exons ATGAgcaatttatattttctttaccTTTATCACAACTATCTCAGTGGTAGTATTCCTAGTGAAATCGGAAAGCTTTATTTCATTTCCACAATTCAGTTGTTATACAACAACCTCTCTGGTCTAATTCCATCTTCAATTGGAAACTTGGTCAATTTGAATTCTATTCTCCTTTCCTCAAATGCTCTCACTGGACAAATCCCACCTTCAATAGGTAACTTAGTCAATTTGAATACTATTGACTTTTCACAAAATAAACTCTTTGGATCAATTCCGTCCACTTTCGGAAATTTGACAAACCTTGCTATATTAGATCTTTTGTCAAATGATCTCAATGGAAATATTCCAATAGATATTAATAGACTTACCAGTTTGGAAATTTTGCAGTTAGGTGATAATAATTTCACAGGTCATTTACCTCACAATATATGTGTTAGTGGAAAGTTGACACACTTCTATGCTAGTCATAACCAATTAAAAGGTCCAATTCCAGAGAGTTTGAAGAATTGTTCAAGCCTTGTGAGAGTGAGACTTGACAAAAACCGACTTACTGGAAATATAACATATAGTTTTGGTGTTTATCCAAATTTGGAATACATGGATTTAAGTTATAATAACTTGTATGGCCATCTTTCTCCTAATTGGGGAAAGTGCAAGAATCTCACAAGTCTCAAAATCTCCAATAATAACTTAACAGGAAACATACCACCAGAACTAGGTAGAGCAACAAATTTACATGAACTTAACTTCTCCTCAAACCATCTTATGGGAAAAATTCCAAAGGAACTTGGAAACTTATCTTTGTTGATCAAACTCTCAATAAGTAACAATCATCTTTCGGGAGAAGTACCTGTACAAATTGCATCACTGCATGAACTAACTGTCTTGGAGTTTGCAACAAATAATTTAAGTGGATTCATCCCTGAAAAACTTGGAAGGTTGGTTATGTTATTGCAATTGAATTTGAGCCAAAATAAATTTGAAGGAAACATTCCTGTTGAGTTTGGTCAATTGAATGTTATAGAAAGTCTTGATCTTAGTGGGAATTTTTTGAATGGAACCATACCGGCAATGCTTGGACATTTAAATAGCTTAGAAACATTGAATCTCTCACATAATAATCTTACTGGCACCATTCCTGTGAGCTATGGTGAGATGTTAAGCTTGACAACTGTTGATATATCATACAACCGGTTGGAAGGTCCGATTCCAAACATTCCAGCCTTTCAAAAAGCAAATATTGAAGAACTGAGAAACAACAAAGACCTGTGTGGTAATGTCGCTAGCCTAAAGCTTTGTCCAACATCTAGTGGTAACTCTCATAATCCAAAGACTAACAAAATTTTGGTACTAGTTTTACCCCTCACTCTAGGCACTGTACTGATAGCAATATTTGTTTATGGGTTCTCATATCATAAATGGCGAGCTTCAAGCACAAAAAACAATGTTGTTGAAGAATCACATGTTGAAAATCTATTTACAATATGGAGTTTTGACGGAAAAATGGTGTATCAGAACATCATTGATGCTACAGAAGAGTTTGACAACAAGCATCTCATAGGCGTAGGAGGACATGTAAGTGTTTACAAAGCAGAGTTGCTTACAGGACAAATTGTAGCTGTGAAGAAACACCATTCATTACAAAATGGAGCAATGCCGAATCTGAAAGCTTTTACAAGTGAGATCCAAGCTTTAACAGAAATCCGACATCGAAACATTGTGAAGTTATATGGATATTGTTCACATCCATTGCACTCATTTTTGGTTTATGAGTTCTTGGAGAAGGGTAGTGTGGACAACATTTTGAAAGATGATGAACTAGCAACTGCATTTGATTGGAAAATGAGGCTGAATGCCATTAAAGATGTTGCAAATGCTTTATGCTATATGCATCATGATTGTTCACCTCCGATCGTTCATCATGATATATCCAGCAAGaatgttattttggatttgGAATATGTGGCTCATGTCTCAGACTTCGGTACAGCTAAGTTTCTTAATCCCGATTCTTCCAACTGGACCTCTTTTGTGGGCACATTTGGATATGCTGCACCAG AACTTTCATACACAATGGAAGTAAATGAGAAGTGCGATGTGTATAGTTTTGGAGTATTAACTATGGAAATAGTTTTTGGAAAGCATCCCAGAGATATTGTATCTACTTTGTTGCAATCAAGTGGTATATACCAAACAATTGATGCTATGTCATTGAATGATAAGTTGGATCAACGCCTTCCTCGTCCTACGAATGCTATCAGGAAAGAAGTGGTATCAATTATCAGAATTGCATGTCATTGCTTAATTGAAAGCCCGCATGGTCGCCCATCAATGGAGCATGTTTGCAAGGAGATTGTAATGTCAAAATCATCTTCAAATATAGCAATGGGGTGA